A single window of Nakaseomyces glabratus chromosome G, complete sequence DNA harbors:
- the PKH1 gene encoding serine/threonine protein kinase PKH1 (CAGL0G04609g~Ortholog(s) have protein serine/threonine kinase activity) yields the protein MGKGHDSKPGVRPLLPSDEVELTAKLSSHRTHSHTTVISSVRSNSVTMPDLVSLHRVSTLEKALTDTSHFIPPVSENDEDINADKEVQTDVMTATDADIKDAEIFRRQTIIRKGIKDFKFGDMLGDGSYSQVFLATSKTDSSKTYAVKVLNKEYLIKQKKVKYVNIEKTALQNLKSVTGVINLSFTFQDEANLYFLLEYAPNGDFLSLIKKFGTLNEECTIYYSAQIIDAIGSMHSHGIIHRDIKPENILLDGNMKIKLTDFGTAKLLQKKSDKNGKPHYNLLTRSSSFVGTAEYVSPELLSDNYTDYKCDIWAFGCLVYQMIAGKPPFKATNEYLTFQKVMKVQFAFTAGFPTIIRDLVKNILVKQPEKRLTIPQIKEHCLFENINFSDNSVWNRDPPKILPYRINAKSMQPFSPPIPQSPFQKSKDDKHIIVGKNIKYIRKRTNLPNSISSPNLDTKSAPNSPTVSQPRNMDRNIDIAIPSQNFKSSAQGLALSSKGSNFIKDTQTKKQEGADNNKETKLTTSNTTKLSRSQSQKIDLHSKIYAKKKSSGNSKAHELHVITKEIPMKKNIDSPRPYSADSYTPKNNYEKSRNSGAPDLPERIYKFDKAESSPYNSDSDTPTDRNMIKRRFSKILLTDFMDIQKEHVLNNIIGDIIVVDTNIFEDKKQNLYNCILNESFRNATITKQDTVFKSTRENYPHKEEDYYYKSDIPFKTVSGIKELDISEEVISMKSVGDETAAGLYFSPCAFVVTTFGRALMIMETCDKLNFKRIFSINLFCSGTSICMNEVGIISIVNPFKTFILRCSKNDVLIVLSAIKRSIKLNPDSAPPPSIPESPKGANIGKNSAVFDAVQAARLANPILSREKYHRPTSTYHNRKAQNNTDKNNNRIFNSFVNAKASSKKSVLPVPNSRNLVNGLPSNKEPQTHMVGLGLSQRMRRSGDRTRNETFQQKFNSKNESFLRQR from the coding sequence ATGGGGAAGGGTCACGATAGCAAGCCCGGAGTGAGGCCGCTACTTCCATCTGATGAAGTTGAGCTTACCGCTAAGTTGTCCTCTCATAGGACTCATTCTCATACGACGGTGATTTCTTCTGTTCGTAGTAACTCAGTGACGATGCCTGATTTGGTTAGTCTTCACAGGGTCTCCACCTTAGAGAAGGCCCTCACCGATACTTCTCATTTCATCCCACCTGTGAGTGAGAACGACGAAGATATTAATGCTGACAAGGAAGTACAGACTGATGTTATGACTGCCACGGATGCGGACATCAAAGATGCAGAGATATTTAGAAGGCAAACTATAATACGGAAGGGTATCAAGGACTTCAAATTCGGCGATATGCTCGGCGATGGATCGTACTCGCAAGTGTTCTTAGCAACTTCGAAAACCGACTCATCAAAAACTTATGCGGTTAAGGTACTAAACAAAGAATACCTgatcaaacaaaaaaaagtgaaataTGTTAACATCGAAAAGACTGCTCTACAAAATCTCAAATCTGTCACTGGCGTGATTAATTTATCATTTACATTCCAAGACGAGGCCAATTTGTATTTCTTGCTTGAATACGCCCCCAATGGAGATTTCCTTTCTTTGATTAAGAAATTTGGTACTCTAAATGAGGAATGTACCATATACTACTCAGCACAGATAATAGATGCGATTGGAAGCATGCACTCTCATGGCATTATACACAGGGACATTAAGCCGGAAAATATTCTTCTCGATGGGAACATGAAAATAAAGCTGACTGATTTTGGTACTGCCAAGTTGTTACAAAAGAAGAGCGACAAGAACGGTAAACCGCATTATAATTTACTCACCCGTTCCTCCTCCTTTGTGGGTACTGCTGAGTATGTGTCTCCAGAATTATTGTCAGATAATTACACAGACTATAAATGTGACATATGGGCATTTGGTTGTTTGGTTTACCAAATGATTGCTGGTAAACCCCCTTTTAAAGCCACAAATGAATATTTAACATTTCAGAAAGTAATGAAAGTTCAATTTGCATTCACTGCTGGATTCCCCACAATCATCAGAGATTtagtaaaaaatattttggtcAAACAACCAGAAAAACGTCTAACAATCCCTCAGATCAAGGAGCATTGCTTATTCGAGAACATAAATTTCTCAGATAATTCTGTATGGAATAGAGATCCACCAAAAATACTTCCCTACAGGATAAATGCGAAATCTATGCAACCATTTTCACCTCCTATTCCCCAGTCTCCATTTCAGAAAAGCAAGGATGATAAGCATATCATTGTAGggaaaaatatcaaatatattagaaaaCGTACAAATTTGCCTAACAGCATCAGCTCACCGAACTTGGATACTAAATCTGCACCTAATTCTCCTACTGTATCACAACCTAGGAATATGGATAGAAACATTGATATTGCGATACCATcacaaaatttcaaatcttCTGCACAAGGATTGGCATTGTCTTCCAAGGGGTCCAACTTCATTAAAGATACCCAAACAAAGAAGCAAGAAGGTGCAGACAATAACAAAGAAACCAAACTTACTACTTCAAATACAACAAAATTATCAAgatcacagtcacagaaAATTGATCTACACTCAAAAATCTACGCCAAGAAAAAATCAAGCGGTAACTCCAAAGCTCATGAATTGCATGTAATTACAAAGGAAATTCCtatgaaaaagaatatagATTCACCTCGTCCCTATAGTGCAGATAGTTATACACCCAAGAATAATTATGAGAAATCGAGGAATTCAGGTGCGCCTGATCTACCAGAGAGGATATATAAGTTCGATAAGGCCGAAAGTTCACCGTACAATAGTGATAGCGATACTCCAACTGACCGTAACATGATCAAAAGAAGGTTTTCAAAGATCTTACTGACTGATTTCATGGATATTCAAAAGGAACATGTTCTCAATAACATTATTGGCGATATTATTGTTGTCgatacaaatatttttgaagacaaaaaacaaaatttataCAATTGTATTCTTAATGAGTCGTTCAGAAATGCCACGATTACTAAACAAGATACTGTTTTCAAATCAACTAGGGAAAATTATCCTCACAAGGAGGAGGACTATTACTACAAATCCGATATACCTTTTAAAACAGTCTCAGGTATTAAAGAATTAGATATATCAGAAGAGGTAATATCTATGAAATCTGTTGGAGACGAAACAGCAGCTGGTCTTTATTTCTCTCCATGTGCATTCGTAGTTACCACTTTTGGTAGAGCACTCATGATTATGGAAACCTGTGATAAATTGAACTTTAAACGAATCTTTAGCATTAACTTATTTTGTTCTGGGACTAGTATATGCATGAATGAGGTTGGGATTATATCTATTGTGAACCCTTTTAAGACCTTTATTTTGAGATGCAGTAAGAATGATGTACTGATCGTTTTATCAGCAATAAAACGTTCAATTAAGCTCAATCCAGACAGCGCACCTCCACCAAGTATCCCGGAAAGTCCTAAGGGGGCTAATATTGGTAAAAATTCTGCTGTTTTTGACGCTGTACAAGCGGCAAGACTAGCTAACCCAATTTTATCTAGGGAGAAGTACCACCGTCCCACGTCAACTTACCATAACAGGAAAGCCCAAAATAATACagacaagaacaacaacagaatATTTAACTCGTTTGTAAATGCAAAAGCAAGTTCCAAGAAATCAGTTTTACCTGTGCCtaattcaagaaatttaGTAAATGGTTTACCCAGCAATAAGGAACCCCAAACACATATGGTAGGATTAGGTCTTTCGCAAAGGATGAGGAGATCTGGGGATAGAACCCGAAATGAAACCTTTCAACAAAAGTTTAATTCTAAAAATGAGAGTTTCCTGAGACAAAGATAA
- the IZH1 gene encoding PAQR-type receptor (CAGL0G04631g~Ortholog(s) have role in cellular zinc ion homeostasis and endoplasmic reticulum localization), with amino-acid sequence MSATTTLRKRASKSVGESGGRNDGSIHAHGEEKSEKLLWHFNELPEWQKDNDKILRGYVRETNSFKRCLQSLLYLNNESVNIYTHLIPAVFYISLSLYLANVFLIPVYPSTSSVDYVIINVFFLGAFFCLLCSSCFHCMKQHSESQCNVWSKLDYLGIICLISCSTVPMIYYGYFDHISEFTIFTGITLLLAIGCSVFVLTDKFNTTEYRPIRASFFTLFGFSGIIPLGAGFLKFGAEGVLQRISLPFIGLEALFYISGAIIYGFRFPETIAPGKFDFFGSSHQIFHIMVVLGSICHLFAMVESYHLIHSNFLRPV; translated from the coding sequence ATGAGTGCAACTACTACTTTACGTAAGCGTGCTTCCAAGAGTGTTGGTGAGTCTGGTGGCCGGAATGATGGATCCATACATGCGCATGGTGAAGAGAAATCTGAGAAGCTTTTATGGCATTTCAATGAGCTCCCTGAATGGCAAAAGGACAACGATAAGATTTTGCGTGGGTACGTGCGTGAAACAAACTCCTTTAAAAGATGTTTGCAATCACTACTATACTTGAACAACGAGTCTGTGAACATATATACACACTTGATTCCAGCagtattttatatatcGCTGTCGTTATATCTGGCAAATGTGTTTCTTATCCCAGTCTATCCATCAACTTCTAGTGTTGACTACGTTATAATTAACGTGTTTTTCCTGGGTGCCTTCTTCTGTCTGCTCTGCAGCAGCTGCTTCCATTGTATGAAACAACATTCTGAGTCACAGTGTAATGTCTGGAGTAAGCTCGACTATTTGGGAATTATCTGTTTGATCTCGTGTTCCACAGTTCCAATGATATATTACGGTTATTTCGACCACATTTCAGAATTCACAATCTTCACAGGTATAACTCTATTGTTGGCTATAGGCTGCTCTGTATTTGTCTTGACGGATAAGTTCAATACTACTGAGTATAGACCTATCCGTGCCTCATTTTTCACCTTATTTGGTTTTAGTGGAATTATCCCACTAGGAGCAGGATTCCTAAAATTTGGCGCAGAAGGTGTACTACAACGTATCAGTTTGCCATTTATAGGTTTAGAAGCCTTGTTCTATATATCAGGAGCAATTATATACGGATTCAGATTCCCAGAAACAATAGCTCCTGGCAAATTTGACTTCTTCGGTAGCTCGcatcaaatatttcacATCATGGTGGTTTTGGGTTCAATTTGCCATCTGTTTGCAATGGTTGAATCTTACCATTTGATTCACTCAAACTTTCTGAGACCCGTGTAA
- the MZM1 gene encoding Mzm1p (CAGL0G04653g~Ortholog(s) have protein binding involved in protein folding activity, role in mitochondrial respiratory chain complex III assembly and mitochondrial matrix localization) gives MIPEALRKQALIAYKHGLRATRVAFDGDNRVLLAARAEMRKGMENPDSSKTTQEQIQHLEEVATFLKRNLVQGQKIEGEEKYHLKIHKDIELGDNESIKQPTKFKARPFKKCSDN, from the coding sequence ATGATACCAGAAGCTCTTAGGAAGCAGGCTCTAATAGCTTACAAACATGGGTTGAGAGCGACACGAGTGGCCTTTGATGGGGATAACCGGGTGTTGCTTGCTGCTAGGGCAGAGATGAGGAAAGGCATGGAGAATCCTGATAGTTCCAAGACTACACAGGAGCAGATACAGCATTTAGAAGAAGTGGCTACATTTCTAAAGAGAAATCTAGTTCAGGGCcaaaaaattgaaggagaggaaaaatatcatttgaAAATCCATAAGGATATAGAGTTAGGAGACAACGAATCCATTAAACAGCCAACAAAGTTTAAAGCAAGGCCATTTAAGAAGTGTAGTGACaactga